The Bacteroides ovatus genomic interval ATAGGAGAACGGAGTATAAGTACTTGCGTATTTATACGGCAGCTTGGTACGGTTGAAATAACCGACTAATGAAATTCTGGTACGGGCAATGTTGACGTCCAGACCGATTTCTGCGTTCTGATTCCGTTGCCAGCGTAGGTTTTCATTGTGCAATAACGTGTAGGGCTGACTATAATATATATAAGATGATTCAATCTTATTATAGGAAAAGCCGAAGGTCTGTATGTCCCGATATTCCTGTTTGGGATACAAGGTGTAGAAAGAGGGCAGCTTTTCGGTAATTCCCCAGCCGCCACGGATAGCGATATATTCGTTCAACTGCCATCTGGCATTGAAACGCGGAGATAGAGTATTCAGATTTTTATATTTCGTTCCCTTGATAAACAAATGTTCCCAACGCACCCCTGCCATCAGTCTAAGCATGGTATTTCCCACAGGAAATGACAGACTTTCTTCTGCATAAAGCGAAACATTATGCATATATGGATAAGTAGTGTAAGGACGGGGACGATAACCGTTCGGAGCCAATGACGGGTCTTTGTAATATTCTCCTTCACCCACATTGCCTGTTGCTTTCCATTGAACACCCGCTTTCAGGTTGCTGTTTACAGTCTTAAACCGTCTGTTCCATTCATATTTTAACGATGCGGCATAATCCAGTTCTTTGGAGTCGATGATTTGGTCGGCAAAGTAAGTATATGGCAGTTTGTTTGCCATAAAATATCCTTCCTCCGTGGCATGGACAGCCGGTTGCTCCGATGCATAGGAGTAGAACGTATGCGCGTGGGAGTTGTTATCATTGTAGTATATTGATGCGTCGAACTTAAGGTTGGTTATCCACGATTTGTTGAGCAGCCAGGCCAGTGAAGTGTTTGTCCGGAATACGTTATCTCTCACTTTGTTGTATTCTCCCGAATAGGCATCAGGATCATCTTTGGTATTCATTCCTCCGATATTGCCTGTAACACCGATGTCGAATCTTAATACGTTGCGGAACGTGTTGCTATATCCGGCAGAGAATCCTCTTCTTGTATAAGAAGAATAGGGAGATACCAACTTTTGAGTAGCCTTGGTCCACTCACCGTTTATGTTGATGACTCCTTTATCGTTTCCTAAATCCAATCCTTTAGCAAATGAAACCTGTTCGGTGCGAGGATTGATAGACAGCAATATGTTCCAGGGTGTTTTCCCTTTCCGGGTGTGAATCTTGACCATACCACTATTCAAGTCTCCATATTCTGCCGAAGGCACTCCGGTGATGACTTCCACCGATTCAATATCTGCAACAGTGATATTCCGGGTATCCACTCCGCTCATATTGCCAAACGAACCATTGTTTCCAATACGAACTCCATCCACTTCTACGGCTGTTCCAAATGCGGCATTGCCGGCTGTTGACCCTCCGTCGCGTAATGAGAAGATATTATTGGCGGTAAGATCCGGCACTTTAGTCTTTCCTCCCGGAAGGAGAGCGGAGATATCGCTCACGTTGGATACCTGTAGATGCTCCAATGCATGATTTCCGATGGTGAGCGTCGTGTTTAATTCATTTTTAGGTGCTTGTGCAGTAACGACTACATCATCCAGTGCAAGTGTATTTTCTTTGAGTATGATAGGAAGGTTATTGATATTGCTGCGCACATTTACGGGAATTGTTGCCGGTACATAACCCAAAAAAGAAACCTCCAGATTATATTTCCCTTCCTGTACTCCTTGTATCGTAAATTCTCCTTTCTGATTGGATACGGCCCACAAATAGGTACCTTTAATGAGAATAGAAGTACCAGGCAGGGGAGAATTCGTTTTTGCCTCGGTCACACGTCCCGAGATTGTATAGATGTTTG includes:
- a CDS encoding TonB-dependent receptor — translated: MKYCLFNIAFWGLLFFNLFEAAANSNIYTISGRVTEAKTNSPLPGTSILIKGTYLWAVSNQKGEFTIQGVQEGKYNLEVSFLGYVPATIPVNVRSNINNLPIILKENTLALDDVVVTAQAPKNELNTTLTIGNHALEHLQVSNVSDISALLPGGKTKVPDLTANNIFSLRDGGSTAGNAAFGTAVEVDGVRIGNNGSFGNMSGVDTRNITVADIESVEVITGVPSAEYGDLNSGMVKIHTRKGKTPWNILLSINPRTEQVSFAKGLDLGNDKGVININGEWTKATQKLVSPYSSYTRRGFSAGYSNTFRNVLRFDIGVTGNIGGMNTKDDPDAYSGEYNKVRDNVFRTNTSLAWLLNKSWITNLKFDASIYYNDNNSHAHTFYSYASEQPAVHATEEGYFMANKLPYTYFADQIIDSKELDYAASLKYEWNRRFKTVNSNLKAGVQWKATGNVGEGEYYKDPSLAPNGYRPRPYTTYPYMHNVSLYAEESLSFPVGNTMLRLMAGVRWEHLFIKGTKYKNLNTLSPRFNARWQLNEYIAIRGGWGITEKLPSFYTLYPKQEYRDIQTFGFSYNKIESSYIYYSQPYTLLHNENLRWQRNQNAEIGLDVNIARTRISLVGYFNRTKLPYKYASTYTPFSYDVLQLPDGFTMPTNPQINVDNQTGMVYIRDNASSYWTPMDVKVTDQTFVKSTSPDNGMDVIRRGAEMIVDFPEITPIRTQFRVDAAYTYTKYIDNSLSYYYQNGWSHTSLANRSYQYVGIYANGDNLSTTANGKRTHSLDANITAITRIPKARLIISCRLEASLVKRSQNISEYQGKEYAFNVSESSNTQTGGSIYDGNSYTAIWPVAYLDLNNEMHPFTSAEAANPEFSYLIRKSGNAYTFAADGYDPYFSANINITKEIGDYVSLSLNAINFTNSRPYVKSHATGVSALFTPDFYYGLTCRIKF